Proteins from one Nomia melanderi isolate GNS246 chromosome 3, iyNomMela1, whole genome shotgun sequence genomic window:
- the LOC116429178 gene encoding arginine-glutamic acid dipeptide repeats protein — translation MSIEGEDVDQKYLAGSAEIPEYQPEIDPEVEYRDFTEEKLWTPNEDVNAWIPFYMFMARAVLTFVQEKTGIPNKEAMENSCIGYAEQYVTDVLHDSEYSAEIALKTLVSKQLPNRLIAKWTQAEIELFSQGLARHGKNFSKIQKDVLTCKDTKEIVEFYYTWKRSESAKMFRSCRDRGHVYSRRSLLSTKLVAGDLSFSKVMTRSATAASKTSASDDNGIERTRLLRVVDSAETPSKRKRKRHSDPTPIR, via the exons ATGAGCATCGAAGGCGAAGACGTGGACCAG AAATACCTAGCAGGAAGCGCCGAGATTCCCGAGTACCAACCGGAGATCGATCCGGAAGTCGAGTACCGAGACTTCACGGAGGAGAAGCTGTGGACCCCGAACGAGGACGTGAACGCGTGGATTCCTTTCTACATGTTCATGGCTCGCGCCGTCTTGACGTTCGTCCAAGAGAAGACGGGAATCCCCAACAAAGAAGCGATGGAGAACTCCTGCATCGGTTACGCCGAGCAGTACGTCACCGATGTTCTGCACGACTCCGAGTATTCAGCAGAGATCGCATTGAAGACGCTCGTATCGAAACAGCTACCGAACAGGCTGATCGCGAAATGGACGCAAGCTGAAATC GAGCTGTTCTCCCAAGGACTCGCCAGGCACGGGAAGAACTTCTCGAAGATACAAAAGGACGTTCTAACTTGTAAAGACACG AAGGAGATCGTGGAGTTCTACTACACGTGGAAGCGGTCCGAGTCAGCGAAGATGTTCCGGAGTTGCCGTGACCGAGGTCACGTGTACAGCAGACGTTCCCTTCTGTCGACGAAACTCGTCGCCGGCGACCTGTCGTTTTCGAAGGTGATGACCCGCAGTGCGACCGCCGCGTCGAAGACCAGTGCCTCGGACGACAATGGAATCGAGCGAACGCGGCTCCTCCGCGTCGTCGACTCCGCGGAGACGCCCTCGAAGCGCAAGAGGAAGCGACACAGCGACCCTACACCGATTCGATGA